One genomic window of Cololabis saira isolate AMF1-May2022 chromosome 3, fColSai1.1, whole genome shotgun sequence includes the following:
- the trak1a gene encoding trafficking kinesin-binding protein 1 isoform X4, whose amino-acid sequence MTKTYSDIDAVTRLLEEKERDLELAARIGQSLLKKNKALSERNERLEEQVEHIREEVSQLRHDLSMKDELLQFYTHAAEESEGDSSSSTPLRSSEPSLSIPSFFPLDSLQKKLKDLEEENKSLRSTASHLETETISYEEKEQQLVNDCVKELRDANLHVSSLAEDLAKKTDDASRQQEEITHLLSQIVDLQKKAKLYAVENEELTQHLGAAKDAQRQLTAELCDLQDKYAECMEMLHEAQEELKNLRNKTLPFNTSRRFHSLGLFPMDSLAAEIEGTMRKELEMDDPDVEEQRMQPKRVFQTVKNLNLMRQQRSSAAPSPLNIPGSNQTSCFTSGRSSRVGTPRSNSIYGSETGSGIILDNKTSSILESPDDGSEDSNRRPPGTPGTPGSRDLEAALRRLSLRRDNYLSEKRFFDEERERKLAYLAKEEEKGGGEGSEGPATPTESLLSLCSGVWSGYSFTARSYLPEKLQIVKPLEGSATLHAWQQLAQPHMGAVLDDRPGVVTKGFRTLAHEQQQEQEQEENCHLDRPEEDEVSCDSFEGLSDTSSTQMGLPQSTSTPSLRCSKTAHSGVKAQSEGLNGAICAVKDTVQEKDGQVASTPLLLCSSSPSSPLPSSSSSDINGHADLKELQALEPNIVDHMSVHFPGKCMSHTSSTYTFTTCRILHPSDQLTTVSSSLGTPSSPSSANIGTPTHAHSPIPFSAPPTPSYTPCCTPRRLSLALAESSTNLRDSTKTTSTSLGLARLLAEHGISASVYNPCSWDRGLAASGASTITGAEPAQKCTTRPEESAVRHLVKRPDTLPLQPCTPPSSPYSKFASSTPTCPVFQFSPQDDDPPYHDAFLASKPARTILREVLGELEKEQCSLADDESQTEMTNLRLVDKLKRFRTLSPFSASASSGSALMATFGSTGLGNSALGGGLPGLSTGLRRNRSYPAMVGASMAMKDPGGPPCSEILIPHTLSTSQTQHAAETQEVQTNQTAATKATHQPQTVHALETVTPQTIIHRHTRASSDLGAFTRHSQRSEDQTGT is encoded by the exons GACTTGGAGTTAGCAGCTCGCATCGGACAGTCGCTgttgaagaaaaacaaagctcTCAGTGAGAGGAATGAACGGCTGGAGGAGCAGGTGGAGCACATCCGGGAGGAG GTATCTCAGCTGCGCCACGACCTGTCCATGAAGGATGAGTTGTTGCAGTTCTACACCCATGCTGCTGAGGAGAGCGAGGGGGATTCGAGCTCTTCCACACC TCTGCGTTCCAGTGAGCCCAGCTTGTCAAttccatctttttttcccctggaCTCCTTACAGAAGAAACTCAAAGATttggaagaagaaaacaaatcacTGCGATCTACG GCAAGTCACTTGGAGACTGAAACCATCTCTTATGAGGAGAAAGAGCAGCAGCTTGTCAATGACTGTGTCAAAGAACTAC GTGATGCCAACCTGCACGTTTCTTCTCTGGCTGAAGATCTGGCCAAGAAGACCGACGATGCCTCCAGACAGCAGGAGGAGATCACACACCTCCTGTCGCAGATAGTAGACCTCCAGAAGAAAGCCAAGCTT TACGCGGTGGAGAATGAAGAACTGACGCAACACTTGGGTGCAGCTAAAGACGCCCAGCGACAACTCACAGCTGAG TTGTGCGATTTGCAGGACAAGTATGCAGAGTGTATGGAGATGCTCCACGAAGCGCAGGAGGAGTTGAAGAACCTGAGGAATAAAACTCTGCCATTCAACACCTCGAGACGTTTCCATTCTCTGGGCCTTTTTCCAATG GACTCTCTGGCAGCAGAAATTGAGGGCACCATGAGGAAGGAGCTTGAGATGGACGATCCAGATGTGGAAGAGCAGAG AATGCAGCCAAAGCGAGTGTTCCAGACGGTGAAAAACCTCAACTTGATGCGTCAGCAGCGATCATCTGCAGCTCCCTCCCCTCTCAACATCCCGGGCTCCAATCAGACTTCATGCTTCACCTCAGGCCGCTCCAGCAGGGTGGGCACACCTCGCTCCAACTCCATTTACGGTAGCGAGACGGGAAGTGGGATCATCCTGGACAACAAAACGAGCAGTATCCTGGAGAGTCCCGATGATGG GTCAGAGGACTCTAACAGGCGCCCCCCTGGTACTCCTGGGACCCCAGGAAGCAGGGACCTGGAGGCCGCCCTGCGCCGTCTGTCCCTCCGCCGCGACAACTACCTCTCAGAAAAACGCTTCTTCgatgaggagagagagagaaagctgGCTTACCTTgcaaaagaggaggaaaaaggaggTGGGGAAGGCAGTGAAGGCCCCGCGACCCCAACAGAGAGCCTGTTGTCGCTGTGCTCTGGCGTCTGGTCAGGATACTCGTTCACAGCAAGGTCCTATCTGCCAGAGAAGCTGCAGATTGTAAAGCCACTAGAAG GTTCTGCTACACTTCATGCGTGGCAGCAGTTGGCTCAGCCCCACATGGGGGCTGTGCTGGACGATCGGCCCGGTGTGGTCACCAAGGGCTTTCGCACTTTAGCCCACGAGCAGCAACAAGAGCAGGAACAGGAAGAGAACTGCCATCTGGACCGACCAGAGGAGGATgaagtgtcatgtgactcgttTGAAGGGTTATCAGACACGAGCTCCACTCAGATGGGTCTGCCTCAGTCTACCTCCACCCCGTCTCTCcgctgcagcaaaactgctcACAGTGGTGTCAAAGCTCAATCAGAAGGACTGAATGGAGCCATTTGTGCTGTTAAAGATACAGTTCAAGAAAAAGATGGACAGGTTGCAAGCACGCCCCTTCTCCTCTGCAGCTCTTCcccgtcttctccactcccttcttcttcttcttcagatATCAATGGGCATGCAGACCTGAAGGAACTCCAGGCTCTGGAGCCCAACATTGTGGATCACATGTCTG TTCATTTCCCAGGGAAGTGTATGTCTCATACTAGCTCCACATACACCTTCACTACCTGTCGGATCCTCCACCCCTCTGATCAGCTGACCACTGTCTCCTCAAG CCTCGGCACGCCCTCCAGTCCGAGCAGCGCTAACATCGGCACACCAACCCACGCTCATTCCCCAATCCCCTTCTCAGCTCCGCCTACACCTTCCTACACTCCCTGCTGCACCCCGCGACGTCTCTCACTGGCCCTGGCCGAGTCGTCCACCAACCTGCGGGACTCCACCAAGACCACCAGTACATCCCTGGGCCTGGCGCGGCTGCTGGCGGAGCACGGGATTTCTGCCTCCGTGTACAACCCCTGCAGCTGGGACCGAGGGCTGGCGGCTAGCGGAGCTTCAACCATCACGGGAGCAGAGCCGGCTCAGAAATGCACAACAAGGCCAGAAGAGAGTGCCGTCAGACATTTGGTGAAACGGCCAGACACTCTCCCTCTCCAGCCCTGCACCCCTCCCAGCTCACCTTACTCCAAATTTGCCTCTTCTACACCAACATGCCCCGTGTTTCAGTTCAGCCCTCAGGATGACGACCCGCCGTATCACGACGCCTTCCTGGCCTCCAAACCGGCACGTACCATTCTGAGGGAAGTGCTGGGAGAGCTAGAGAAGGAGCAGTGCAGCCTGGCAGACGACGAAAGCCAAACGGAGATGACAAACCTCCGGCTTGTTGACAAGCTGAAACGTTTCCGCACGCTTTCCCCGTTTTCTGCCTCGGCTTCATCCGGTTCCGCTCTGATGGCCACCTTTGGCTCCACTGGGTTGGGGAACAGCGCACTGGGCGGGGGGCTTCCAGGTCTGAGCACAGGTCTGAGGAGGAACCGCAGCTATCCGGCCATGGTGGGGGCCAGTATGGCTATGAAAGACCCGGGTGGCCCGCCCTGCAGCGAAATACTCATACCACACACACTGTCCACCTCACAGACACAACACGCAGCCGAGACACAGGAAGTGCAAACAAATCAGACTGCGGCTACAAAGGCCACTCACCAACCACAGACTGTGCACGCACTGGAAACGGTCACACCGCAGACAATAATCCATAGACACACCAGAGCGAGCAGTGATCTGGGGGCTTTTACGAGACACAGCCAGCGCAGCGAAGATCAAACTGGGACATAG
- the trak1a gene encoding trafficking kinesin-binding protein 1 isoform X2 gives MNVCNNPDLPELEIISLLEEQLPVYKLRADSIFGYDQDDWLHTPLVDPDTPIDLTTEQIEETLKYFLLCADRVGQMTKTYSDIDAVTRLLEEKERDLELAARIGQSLLKKNKALSERNERLEEQVEHIREEVSQLRHDLSMKDELLQFYTHAAEESEGDSSSSTPLRSSEPSLSIPSFFPLDSLQKKLKDLEEENKSLRSTASHLETETISYEEKEQQLVNDCVKELRDANLHVSSLAEDLAKKTDDASRQQEEITHLLSQIVDLQKKAKLYAVENEELTQHLGAAKDAQRQLTAELCDLQDKYAECMEMLHEAQEELKNLRNKTLPFNTSRRFHSLGLFPMDSLAAEIEGTMRKELEMDDPDVEEQRMQPKRVFQTVKNLNLMRQQRSSAAPSPLNIPGSNQTSCFTSGRSSRVGTPRSNSIYGSETGSGIILDNKTSSILESPDDGSEDSNRRPPGTPGTPGSRDLEAALRRLSLRRDNYLSEKRFFDEERERKLAYLAKEEEKGGGEGSEGPATPTESLLSLCSGVWSGYSFTARSYLPEKLQIVKPLEGSATLHAWQQLAQPHMGAVLDDRPGVVTKGFRTLAHEQQQEQEQEENCHLDRPEEDEVSCDSFEGLSDTSSTQMGLPQSTSTPSLRCSKTAHSGVKAQSEGLNGAICAVKDTVQEKDGQVASTPLLLCSSSPSSPLPSSSSSDINGHADLKELQALEPNIVDHMSVHFPGKCMSHTSSTYTFTTCRILHPSDQLTTVSSSLGTPSSPSSANIGTPTHAHSPIPFSAPPTPSYTPCCTPRRLSLALAESSTNLRDSTKTTSTSLGLARLLAEHGISASVYNPCSWDRGLAASGASTITGAEPAQKCTTRPEESAVRHLVKRPDTLPLQPCTPPSSPYSKFASSTPTCPVFQFSPQDDDPPYHDAFLASKPARTILREVLGELEKEQCSLADDESQTEMTNLRLVDKLKRFRTLSPFSASASSGSALMATFGSTGLGNSALGGGLPGLSTGLRRNRSYPAMVGASMAMKDPGGPPCSEILIPHTLSTSQTQHAAETQEVQTNQTAATKATHQPQTVHALETVTPQTIIHRHTRASSDLGAFTRHSQRSEDQTGT, from the exons GACTTGGAGTTAGCAGCTCGCATCGGACAGTCGCTgttgaagaaaaacaaagctcTCAGTGAGAGGAATGAACGGCTGGAGGAGCAGGTGGAGCACATCCGGGAGGAG GTATCTCAGCTGCGCCACGACCTGTCCATGAAGGATGAGTTGTTGCAGTTCTACACCCATGCTGCTGAGGAGAGCGAGGGGGATTCGAGCTCTTCCACACC TCTGCGTTCCAGTGAGCCCAGCTTGTCAAttccatctttttttcccctggaCTCCTTACAGAAGAAACTCAAAGATttggaagaagaaaacaaatcacTGCGATCTACG GCAAGTCACTTGGAGACTGAAACCATCTCTTATGAGGAGAAAGAGCAGCAGCTTGTCAATGACTGTGTCAAAGAACTAC GTGATGCCAACCTGCACGTTTCTTCTCTGGCTGAAGATCTGGCCAAGAAGACCGACGATGCCTCCAGACAGCAGGAGGAGATCACACACCTCCTGTCGCAGATAGTAGACCTCCAGAAGAAAGCCAAGCTT TACGCGGTGGAGAATGAAGAACTGACGCAACACTTGGGTGCAGCTAAAGACGCCCAGCGACAACTCACAGCTGAG TTGTGCGATTTGCAGGACAAGTATGCAGAGTGTATGGAGATGCTCCACGAAGCGCAGGAGGAGTTGAAGAACCTGAGGAATAAAACTCTGCCATTCAACACCTCGAGACGTTTCCATTCTCTGGGCCTTTTTCCAATG GACTCTCTGGCAGCAGAAATTGAGGGCACCATGAGGAAGGAGCTTGAGATGGACGATCCAGATGTGGAAGAGCAGAG AATGCAGCCAAAGCGAGTGTTCCAGACGGTGAAAAACCTCAACTTGATGCGTCAGCAGCGATCATCTGCAGCTCCCTCCCCTCTCAACATCCCGGGCTCCAATCAGACTTCATGCTTCACCTCAGGCCGCTCCAGCAGGGTGGGCACACCTCGCTCCAACTCCATTTACGGTAGCGAGACGGGAAGTGGGATCATCCTGGACAACAAAACGAGCAGTATCCTGGAGAGTCCCGATGATGG GTCAGAGGACTCTAACAGGCGCCCCCCTGGTACTCCTGGGACCCCAGGAAGCAGGGACCTGGAGGCCGCCCTGCGCCGTCTGTCCCTCCGCCGCGACAACTACCTCTCAGAAAAACGCTTCTTCgatgaggagagagagagaaagctgGCTTACCTTgcaaaagaggaggaaaaaggaggTGGGGAAGGCAGTGAAGGCCCCGCGACCCCAACAGAGAGCCTGTTGTCGCTGTGCTCTGGCGTCTGGTCAGGATACTCGTTCACAGCAAGGTCCTATCTGCCAGAGAAGCTGCAGATTGTAAAGCCACTAGAAG GTTCTGCTACACTTCATGCGTGGCAGCAGTTGGCTCAGCCCCACATGGGGGCTGTGCTGGACGATCGGCCCGGTGTGGTCACCAAGGGCTTTCGCACTTTAGCCCACGAGCAGCAACAAGAGCAGGAACAGGAAGAGAACTGCCATCTGGACCGACCAGAGGAGGATgaagtgtcatgtgactcgttTGAAGGGTTATCAGACACGAGCTCCACTCAGATGGGTCTGCCTCAGTCTACCTCCACCCCGTCTCTCcgctgcagcaaaactgctcACAGTGGTGTCAAAGCTCAATCAGAAGGACTGAATGGAGCCATTTGTGCTGTTAAAGATACAGTTCAAGAAAAAGATGGACAGGTTGCAAGCACGCCCCTTCTCCTCTGCAGCTCTTCcccgtcttctccactcccttcttcttcttcttcagatATCAATGGGCATGCAGACCTGAAGGAACTCCAGGCTCTGGAGCCCAACATTGTGGATCACATGTCTG TTCATTTCCCAGGGAAGTGTATGTCTCATACTAGCTCCACATACACCTTCACTACCTGTCGGATCCTCCACCCCTCTGATCAGCTGACCACTGTCTCCTCAAG CCTCGGCACGCCCTCCAGTCCGAGCAGCGCTAACATCGGCACACCAACCCACGCTCATTCCCCAATCCCCTTCTCAGCTCCGCCTACACCTTCCTACACTCCCTGCTGCACCCCGCGACGTCTCTCACTGGCCCTGGCCGAGTCGTCCACCAACCTGCGGGACTCCACCAAGACCACCAGTACATCCCTGGGCCTGGCGCGGCTGCTGGCGGAGCACGGGATTTCTGCCTCCGTGTACAACCCCTGCAGCTGGGACCGAGGGCTGGCGGCTAGCGGAGCTTCAACCATCACGGGAGCAGAGCCGGCTCAGAAATGCACAACAAGGCCAGAAGAGAGTGCCGTCAGACATTTGGTGAAACGGCCAGACACTCTCCCTCTCCAGCCCTGCACCCCTCCCAGCTCACCTTACTCCAAATTTGCCTCTTCTACACCAACATGCCCCGTGTTTCAGTTCAGCCCTCAGGATGACGACCCGCCGTATCACGACGCCTTCCTGGCCTCCAAACCGGCACGTACCATTCTGAGGGAAGTGCTGGGAGAGCTAGAGAAGGAGCAGTGCAGCCTGGCAGACGACGAAAGCCAAACGGAGATGACAAACCTCCGGCTTGTTGACAAGCTGAAACGTTTCCGCACGCTTTCCCCGTTTTCTGCCTCGGCTTCATCCGGTTCCGCTCTGATGGCCACCTTTGGCTCCACTGGGTTGGGGAACAGCGCACTGGGCGGGGGGCTTCCAGGTCTGAGCACAGGTCTGAGGAGGAACCGCAGCTATCCGGCCATGGTGGGGGCCAGTATGGCTATGAAAGACCCGGGTGGCCCGCCCTGCAGCGAAATACTCATACCACACACACTGTCCACCTCACAGACACAACACGCAGCCGAGACACAGGAAGTGCAAACAAATCAGACTGCGGCTACAAAGGCCACTCACCAACCACAGACTGTGCACGCACTGGAAACGGTCACACCGCAGACAATAATCCATAGACACACCAGAGCGAGCAGTGATCTGGGGGCTTTTACGAGACACAGCCAGCGCAGCGAAGATCAAACTGGGACATAG
- the trak1a gene encoding trafficking kinesin-binding protein 1 isoform X3, whose product MKRRGQRFVKADYYELDWYYEECTDVLCADRVGQMTKTYSDIDAVTRLLEEKERDLELAARIGQSLLKKNKALSERNERLEEQVEHIREEVSQLRHDLSMKDELLQFYTHAAEESEGDSSSSTPLRSSEPSLSIPSFFPLDSLQKKLKDLEEENKSLRSTASHLETETISYEEKEQQLVNDCVKELRDANLHVSSLAEDLAKKTDDASRQQEEITHLLSQIVDLQKKAKLYAVENEELTQHLGAAKDAQRQLTAELCDLQDKYAECMEMLHEAQEELKNLRNKTLPFNTSRRFHSLGLFPMDSLAAEIEGTMRKELEMDDPDVEEQRMQPKRVFQTVKNLNLMRQQRSSAAPSPLNIPGSNQTSCFTSGRSSRVGTPRSNSIYGSETGSGIILDNKTSSILESPDDGSEDSNRRPPGTPGTPGSRDLEAALRRLSLRRDNYLSEKRFFDEERERKLAYLAKEEEKGGGEGSEGPATPTESLLSLCSGVWSGYSFTARSYLPEKLQIVKPLEGSATLHAWQQLAQPHMGAVLDDRPGVVTKGFRTLAHEQQQEQEQEENCHLDRPEEDEVSCDSFEGLSDTSSTQMGLPQSTSTPSLRCSKTAHSGVKAQSEGLNGAICAVKDTVQEKDGQVASTPLLLCSSSPSSPLPSSSSSDINGHADLKELQALEPNIVDHMSVHFPGKCMSHTSSTYTFTTCRILHPSDQLTTVSSSLGTPSSPSSANIGTPTHAHSPIPFSAPPTPSYTPCCTPRRLSLALAESSTNLRDSTKTTSTSLGLARLLAEHGISASVYNPCSWDRGLAASGASTITGAEPAQKCTTRPEESAVRHLVKRPDTLPLQPCTPPSSPYSKFASSTPTCPVFQFSPQDDDPPYHDAFLASKPARTILREVLGELEKEQCSLADDESQTEMTNLRLVDKLKRFRTLSPFSASASSGSALMATFGSTGLGNSALGGGLPGLSTGLRRNRSYPAMVGASMAMKDPGGPPCSEILIPHTLSTSQTQHAAETQEVQTNQTAATKATHQPQTVHALETVTPQTIIHRHTRASSDLGAFTRHSQRSEDQTGT is encoded by the exons GACTTGGAGTTAGCAGCTCGCATCGGACAGTCGCTgttgaagaaaaacaaagctcTCAGTGAGAGGAATGAACGGCTGGAGGAGCAGGTGGAGCACATCCGGGAGGAG GTATCTCAGCTGCGCCACGACCTGTCCATGAAGGATGAGTTGTTGCAGTTCTACACCCATGCTGCTGAGGAGAGCGAGGGGGATTCGAGCTCTTCCACACC TCTGCGTTCCAGTGAGCCCAGCTTGTCAAttccatctttttttcccctggaCTCCTTACAGAAGAAACTCAAAGATttggaagaagaaaacaaatcacTGCGATCTACG GCAAGTCACTTGGAGACTGAAACCATCTCTTATGAGGAGAAAGAGCAGCAGCTTGTCAATGACTGTGTCAAAGAACTAC GTGATGCCAACCTGCACGTTTCTTCTCTGGCTGAAGATCTGGCCAAGAAGACCGACGATGCCTCCAGACAGCAGGAGGAGATCACACACCTCCTGTCGCAGATAGTAGACCTCCAGAAGAAAGCCAAGCTT TACGCGGTGGAGAATGAAGAACTGACGCAACACTTGGGTGCAGCTAAAGACGCCCAGCGACAACTCACAGCTGAG TTGTGCGATTTGCAGGACAAGTATGCAGAGTGTATGGAGATGCTCCACGAAGCGCAGGAGGAGTTGAAGAACCTGAGGAATAAAACTCTGCCATTCAACACCTCGAGACGTTTCCATTCTCTGGGCCTTTTTCCAATG GACTCTCTGGCAGCAGAAATTGAGGGCACCATGAGGAAGGAGCTTGAGATGGACGATCCAGATGTGGAAGAGCAGAG AATGCAGCCAAAGCGAGTGTTCCAGACGGTGAAAAACCTCAACTTGATGCGTCAGCAGCGATCATCTGCAGCTCCCTCCCCTCTCAACATCCCGGGCTCCAATCAGACTTCATGCTTCACCTCAGGCCGCTCCAGCAGGGTGGGCACACCTCGCTCCAACTCCATTTACGGTAGCGAGACGGGAAGTGGGATCATCCTGGACAACAAAACGAGCAGTATCCTGGAGAGTCCCGATGATGG GTCAGAGGACTCTAACAGGCGCCCCCCTGGTACTCCTGGGACCCCAGGAAGCAGGGACCTGGAGGCCGCCCTGCGCCGTCTGTCCCTCCGCCGCGACAACTACCTCTCAGAAAAACGCTTCTTCgatgaggagagagagagaaagctgGCTTACCTTgcaaaagaggaggaaaaaggaggTGGGGAAGGCAGTGAAGGCCCCGCGACCCCAACAGAGAGCCTGTTGTCGCTGTGCTCTGGCGTCTGGTCAGGATACTCGTTCACAGCAAGGTCCTATCTGCCAGAGAAGCTGCAGATTGTAAAGCCACTAGAAG GTTCTGCTACACTTCATGCGTGGCAGCAGTTGGCTCAGCCCCACATGGGGGCTGTGCTGGACGATCGGCCCGGTGTGGTCACCAAGGGCTTTCGCACTTTAGCCCACGAGCAGCAACAAGAGCAGGAACAGGAAGAGAACTGCCATCTGGACCGACCAGAGGAGGATgaagtgtcatgtgactcgttTGAAGGGTTATCAGACACGAGCTCCACTCAGATGGGTCTGCCTCAGTCTACCTCCACCCCGTCTCTCcgctgcagcaaaactgctcACAGTGGTGTCAAAGCTCAATCAGAAGGACTGAATGGAGCCATTTGTGCTGTTAAAGATACAGTTCAAGAAAAAGATGGACAGGTTGCAAGCACGCCCCTTCTCCTCTGCAGCTCTTCcccgtcttctccactcccttcttcttcttcttcagatATCAATGGGCATGCAGACCTGAAGGAACTCCAGGCTCTGGAGCCCAACATTGTGGATCACATGTCTG TTCATTTCCCAGGGAAGTGTATGTCTCATACTAGCTCCACATACACCTTCACTACCTGTCGGATCCTCCACCCCTCTGATCAGCTGACCACTGTCTCCTCAAG CCTCGGCACGCCCTCCAGTCCGAGCAGCGCTAACATCGGCACACCAACCCACGCTCATTCCCCAATCCCCTTCTCAGCTCCGCCTACACCTTCCTACACTCCCTGCTGCACCCCGCGACGTCTCTCACTGGCCCTGGCCGAGTCGTCCACCAACCTGCGGGACTCCACCAAGACCACCAGTACATCCCTGGGCCTGGCGCGGCTGCTGGCGGAGCACGGGATTTCTGCCTCCGTGTACAACCCCTGCAGCTGGGACCGAGGGCTGGCGGCTAGCGGAGCTTCAACCATCACGGGAGCAGAGCCGGCTCAGAAATGCACAACAAGGCCAGAAGAGAGTGCCGTCAGACATTTGGTGAAACGGCCAGACACTCTCCCTCTCCAGCCCTGCACCCCTCCCAGCTCACCTTACTCCAAATTTGCCTCTTCTACACCAACATGCCCCGTGTTTCAGTTCAGCCCTCAGGATGACGACCCGCCGTATCACGACGCCTTCCTGGCCTCCAAACCGGCACGTACCATTCTGAGGGAAGTGCTGGGAGAGCTAGAGAAGGAGCAGTGCAGCCTGGCAGACGACGAAAGCCAAACGGAGATGACAAACCTCCGGCTTGTTGACAAGCTGAAACGTTTCCGCACGCTTTCCCCGTTTTCTGCCTCGGCTTCATCCGGTTCCGCTCTGATGGCCACCTTTGGCTCCACTGGGTTGGGGAACAGCGCACTGGGCGGGGGGCTTCCAGGTCTGAGCACAGGTCTGAGGAGGAACCGCAGCTATCCGGCCATGGTGGGGGCCAGTATGGCTATGAAAGACCCGGGTGGCCCGCCCTGCAGCGAAATACTCATACCACACACACTGTCCACCTCACAGACACAACACGCAGCCGAGACACAGGAAGTGCAAACAAATCAGACTGCGGCTACAAAGGCCACTCACCAACCACAGACTGTGCACGCACTGGAAACGGTCACACCGCAGACAATAATCCATAGACACACCAGAGCGAGCAGTGATCTGGGGGCTTTTACGAGACACAGCCAGCGCAGCGAAGATCAAACTGGGACATAG